From one Colletotrichum destructivum chromosome 3, complete sequence genomic stretch:
- a CDS encoding Putative Cell wall mannoprotein, translating into MKFTTEFTLLTLAMGVFAEPPTRVVVERDLATIQGVIQQVGNQLKELNKAVEGFNGDLNSLATAAGGFTNVLNQGTQQVQGTSEITLNEALQLQQFVSSLQSDGNALTKNLEKKKPEFEKANLCGVISSQIGSVGDGAKKLIDAVVSKVPQSVQSVASQLAGSFASTLTSTQQTFAEGNCTNANGSGGGGNGTKSGGGTKPSSPATAGSGAIYASVGSIAAAAFAVMLL; encoded by the coding sequence ATGAAGTTCACCACCGAGTTCACCCTCCTCACCTTGGCCATGGGCGTCTTCGCCGAGCCCCCCACCAGGGTGGTCGTCGAGCGCGACCTGGCCACGATCCAGGGCGTCATCCAGCAGGTCGGCAACCagctcaaggagctcaacaAGGCGGTCGAGGGCTTCAACGGCGACCTCAACTCGCTCGCCACGGCTGCCGGCGGCTTCACCAACGTCCTCAACCAGGGCACGCAGCAGGTGCAGGGCACGAGCGAGATCACGCTCAACGAGGCGCTCCAGCTGCAGCAGTTCGTCTCGAGCCTCCAGAGCGACGGCAACGCCCTCACCAAGAacctcgagaagaagaagcccgagtTCGAAAAGGCCAACCTTTGCGGCGTCATCTCGTCCCAGATCggcagcgtcggcgacggcgccaagaagctcatcgacgccgtcgtctccaaGGTGCCCCAGAGCGTCCAGTCCGTCGCCAGCCAGCTCGCCGGCAGCTTCGCCTCGACCCTGACCTCGACCCAGCAGACATTCGCCGAGGGCAACTGcaccaacgccaacggcagcggcggcggcggcaacggcacgaAATCCGGCGGTGGCACGAAGCCCTCGTCCCCTGCCACTGCTGGGTCCGGCGCCATCTACGCCAGTGTcggctccatcgccgccgcggccttcGCCGTCATGTTGCTGTAA
- a CDS encoding Putative amino acid permease/ SLC12A domain-containing protein — protein MENEKNGKNEATVGAAAETDSGSVQSTPIPDGDGGIKRDLESRHINMIAIAGMIGTGLFLSSGSTIVTAGPAGALLAYIVMGLVTAGVSYTTGEITSFMPSTGGFIRHATKFVEPALGAATGWNFWYTMSISVPAEISAAATLIQFWNTSVNPGVWITVFLVFIITVNFCGVRLYGETEVVFASLKIMTIIGLIIGGLVIDLGGGPHGERIGFRYWQNPGAFNSYLVPGSAGNFLAFWKVLLSAAFSYGNIQVVAISGSETREPRKIIPAATRKTFFRVFFFYVLSILVVGMIVPSDDPSLRISTGTAQQSPFVIAFTRSGVSVLPSIINAVVCTSAISSGSACVFIASRTLYGLSCDGHAPKILQRCNRFGTPHYAVGLTCALMPLVYLNVANNTSVVFGWFVNITTVAGLIGWMVIEVTYLRFYAGLKAQGYSRKGEQSCHFSFLDSSVTMCLTVAFIDLPYRSPGQPYVSWITLFMVFLVVFFSGFDVFTTGNFTASGFLTCYVNVFVFAVLYLFFKFYLKSRVIAVSEMDFETEFTSIRQEKAREEVYERKETGLKQLLRKIVHTV, from the exons ATGGAAAACGAGAAGAATGGGAAGAACGAGGCCACAGTTGGAGCGGCCGCGGAGACGGACTCTGGGTCAGTCCAATCCACCCCTATTCCCGACGGGGATGGGGGGATCAAACGCGACTTGGAGTCTCGGCACATCAACATGATTGCGATTGCAGGAATGATT GGAACCGGTCTATTTCTCAGCTCAGGCTCGACAATCGTTACTGCAGGACCAGCTGGGGCGTTGCTAGCGTATATCGTGATGGGACTCGTCACCGCGGGCGTGTCCTACACCACAGGCGAGATCACCTCTTTTATGCCATCAACGGGAGGGTTCATACGTCATGCGACCAAGTTCGTCGAGCCCGCACTAGGCGCTGCCACGGGATGGAACTTTT GGTACACGATGTCTATCTCGGTTCCTGCCGAGATCAGTGCGGCAGCCACTTTGATTCAGTTCTGGAACACCTCCGTCAATCCAGGCGTTTGGATCACTGTGTTCTTGGTGTTCATCATCACGGTGAACTTCTGCGGCGTTCGGCTCTACGGTGAA ACCGAAGTTGTGTTTGCATCCCTCAAGATCATGACAATCATcggcctcatcatcggcggcctcgtcatcgacctcggcggaGGACCGCACGGCGAGCGTATCGGATTCCGGTACTGGCAGAACCCGGGGGCTTTCAACAGCTACCTCGTCCCGGGGTCAGCGGGGaacttcttggccttctggAAGGTTCtcctctcggccgcctttAGTTACGGCAACATCCAAGTCGTTGCCATCTCCGGTTCCGAGACGCGAGAGCCAAGAAAGATCATCCCTGCTGCCACGAGAAAGACCTTCTTTCgggtcttcttcttttacGTTCTCAGCATCCTCGTTGTCGGGATGATTGT ACCATCGGATGACCCATCACTGCGTATCTCAACGGGAACCGCACAGCAGTCTCCGTTCGTCATTGCCTTCACCCGTTCCGGAGTCTCGGTGTTACCCTCCATTATCAACGCCGTGGTATGCACTTCCGCCATAAGCAGTGGTTCAGCTTGTGTCTTCATTGCCTCTCGCACCCTGTACGGCTTGAGCTGTGATGGCCACGCACCCAAGATCCTTCAGCGCTGCAATAGGTTCGGAACGCCTCACTACGCCGTGGGGTTGACTTGCGCCCTGATGCCTCTCGTGTACCTGAACGTGGCCAACAACACGTCTGTTGTCTTTGGCTGGTTCGTCAACATCACGACTGTCGCTGGCCTTATCGGTTGGATGGTTATAGAAGTGACATATCTTCGATTTTATGCTGGACTCAAAGCCCAGGGGTACTCTCGAAAGGGTGAGCAATCTTGTCACTTCAGCTTCCTCGATAGCAGTGTCACAATGTGTCTAACTGTAGCGTTTATAGACCTTCCATACCGAAGCCCAGGACAGCCTTACGTATCGTGGATCACTCTATTTATGGTGTTCCTTGTCGTGTTCTTCTCAG GGTTCGATGTCTTCACAACAGGCAACTTCACAGCCTCAGGGTTTCTTACCTGTTATGTCAACGTTTTCGTCTTTGCCG TGTTGTATTTGTTCTTCAAGTTTTACCTGAAGTCGCGAGTCATTGCTGTGAGCGAGATGGACTTCGAGACAGAGTTCACTTCCATCAGGCAAGAAAAAGCACGTGAGGAAGTATATGAGCGTAAAGAGACCGGCCTTAAGCAGTTGCTTCGCAAGATCGTTCATACCGTATGA
- a CDS encoding uncharacterized protein (Putative transcription factor domain, fungi): MKCITGGDDATCERCARKSLKCIFQDHRRGRKPGTQRNKASSSATIGSSPMVSSRRDDDGQIGSGPAASAVPQRSPDWSSGSLQPDGLFSREATRGSFSLGSILNAPDSIRPGSRSSEPLIPADDPIQLGLVNISIASSLFDNFMENLNPYISQLDPQLHTFDRVRQQSAFLLTSVLAAAAKAFNPALHKKLREHAEDIHASSFRRGTKSVETAQAVMILTYWKESQDTRAWMLLGYVIRMGMELGWHRLAPYSHHHPPSTSDLERRQARNIERTWFVLFVYDRSMSLQTGKPWMIERSEFVESIEAWCKDTMATPGDRFLGALVTLRLLSSEVFRLLGPRSSRVRARQLHNLESLLAIIKGRIEEWEMRWLNMADKDSCHSFLIQFYGTHLRLQLFSLPLQDILAQADQNISYHMEALWVSYSSALEMLHLICRYSSWLYFAQDSIHVMTAYSAAFLIKLLMSTPHPISSQTGPAIHGAISGAARAFSQQAAPSGSSCALQSRFLNKILAKISKDSSEELVARDTTATESHSQSGAGRYTRGAESSITGTSARVFSQMEAGLTLDFGDDEEWAGIMAEAGFNAQDGVFFA; this comes from the exons ATGAAGTGCATCACAGGCGGTGATGATGCAACCTGTGAGCGCTGTGCTCGCAAATCGTTGAAATGCATTTTCCAggatcatcgccgaggaagaaaacCGGGGACGCA GCGCAACAAAGCCTCTTCATCGGCGACGATAGGCTCATCTCCTATGGTGTCGTCCAGACGAGACGATGATGGACAAATCGGGAGCGGtccggcggcatcggcagTACCACAACGAAGTCCTGACTGGAGCAGTGGAAGCCTCCAACCGGACGGGCTGTTCAGCCGCGAAGCAACTCGCGGCAGCTTTTCTCTTGGAAGTATATTAAATGCGCCTGATTCGATTCGCCCTGGGTCGCGATCGAGTGAACCTCTCATTCCTGCAGACGACCCGATTCAACTAGGTCTCGTCAACATTTCAATCGCCTCGTCTTTGTTTGACAA CTTCATGGAGAACCTCAACCCATACATCAGTCAGCTGGATCCACAACTACACACCTTCGATCGAGTCCGGCAACAGTCCGCATTTCTGCTTACTTCAGTCTTGGCAGCCGCTGCGAAAGCTTTCAACCCAGCCCTTCACAAGAAGCTCCGCGAGCATGCCGAAGACATCCACGCCAGCAGTTTTCGAAGGGGTACCAAGTCAGTCGAGACTGCACAAGCTGTCATGATCTTGACGTATTGGAAAGAGTCACAGGACACCCGCGCCTGGATGCTCTTGGGGTACGTCATCAGGATGGGCATGGAACTGGGCTGGCATCGGCTAGCCCCTTACTCTCACCATCATCCGCCCTCGACTTCGGATCTGGAACGTCGCCAAGCAAGGAACATTGAGAGGACCTGGTTTGTCTTATTTGTTTACGATCGAAG CATGAGCCTACAAACGGGCAAGCCCTGGATGATAGAACGAAGCGAGTTCGTCGAGTCTATCGAAGCATGGTGTAAGGACACGATGGCCACGCCCGGAGACCGATTTCTTGGTGCGTTGGTTACGTTGCGCCTCTTGAGTTCAGAAGTCTTCAGGCTGCTGGGACCACGGTCGAGTAGGGTTCGCGCCAGGCAACTGCACAACCTCGAGTCTTTGCTTGCCATAATCAAGGGCAGAATCGAGGAATGGGAAATGAGGTGGCTCAACATGGCCGACAAAG ACAGTTGCCACTCCTTTCTGATCCAATTCTATGGCACCCACCTTCGGCTGCAGTTGTTCAGCTTGCCTTTGCAGGACATCCTGGCACAGGCTGATCAGAACATATCGTACCACATGGAGGCTCTCTGGGTCAGCTACTCTAGCGCCCTGGAGATGCTACACCTCATATGCCGTTATTCCTCGTGGCTCTACTTTGCCCAAGACTCTATTCACGTAATGACCGCGTACAGTGCAGCTTTTCTGATAAAG CTCTTGATGTCGACTCCGCATCCGATTTCCAGCCAAACAGGACCCGCCATCCACGGCGCAATCTCAGGTGCTGCACGCGCGTTCTCCCAGCAAGCTGCGCCGTCAGGCTCAAGCTGTGCGCTCCAGTCTCGGTTCCTCAACAAAATTTTGGCCAAAATCTCCAAAGATTCAAGCGAGGAGCTGGTGGCCCGAGACACCACCGCGACCGAGTCTCACAGCCAGTCTGGAGCCGGCAGGTACACGCGCGGAGCTGAGAGCAGCATCACGGGAACCTCGGCCCGTGTCTTTAGCCAGATGGAGGCCGGGTTGACTTTAGACTTTGGAGACGATGAGGAATGGGCCGGTATCATGGCCGAAGCAGGTTTCAATGCCCAAGACGGCGTGTTTTTCGCGTGA